The proteins below come from a single Halomonas binhaiensis genomic window:
- a CDS encoding VOC family protein has translation MSRMIFVNLPVTDLDASKAFYSELGFENNPQFTDDTAACMVCSDAIYVMLLTHDKWRSFTDRPIPPATSSEVMLALTCDDRDAVDAMIETAARLGGTADINAIQDLGFMYNRSLTDPDGHIWEAVWMDPTAMGGE, from the coding sequence ATGTCCCGCATGATCTTCGTCAACCTGCCAGTCACCGATCTTGATGCTTCGAAAGCGTTCTATAGCGAACTGGGCTTCGAGAACAATCCGCAATTCACCGATGACACTGCGGCCTGCATGGTGTGCAGCGACGCCATTTACGTCATGTTGCTGACCCACGATAAATGGCGCAGCTTCACCGATCGCCCCATCCCGCCTGCCACCTCCAGCGAAGTGATGCTGGCCCTGACCTGTGACGATCGCGATGCCGTCGATGCCATGATCGAGACTGCCGCACGTCTTGGAGGCACGGCAGACATCAATGCCATTCAGGATCTCGGCTTCATGTACAACCGCAGCCTGACAGATCCCGATGGCCATATCTGGGAAGCTGTCTGGATGGACCCCACTGCCATGGGCGGAGAGTGA
- a CDS encoding DUF1826 domain-containing protein, whose product MSVPALSQPNAGDTTAWHAEHWAIGNDIEVLPRIFEDHTNIAIMRRELDAPLLASVAAQCHVDRAWQWSWLGSPDAEMQADLLRRLPAPAEARPLVDDIQTLAEAMAYLFEADMIGIRLRLLDSAMCPRFHCDNLPVRLVTTYHGPGSEWLPEAALNRAGLGIPSADKPEIVADAAGIQHLQVGDLGLLKGSGWVGNEPRGLVHRSPALDSGQKRLLMTIDPA is encoded by the coding sequence ATGTCAGTTCCCGCGCTCTCACAGCCCAACGCTGGTGATACAACCGCATGGCACGCTGAACATTGGGCCATCGGCAATGACATTGAAGTGCTGCCACGTATCTTCGAGGATCACACCAATATCGCCATCATGCGCCGGGAGCTTGATGCGCCACTGCTGGCCAGCGTCGCGGCGCAATGCCATGTCGATCGCGCCTGGCAATGGTCCTGGCTGGGCAGCCCCGATGCGGAAATGCAAGCCGACTTGCTGCGCCGCCTGCCCGCTCCAGCAGAAGCACGGCCACTGGTCGATGATATCCAGACGCTTGCGGAGGCCATGGCCTATCTGTTCGAAGCGGACATGATCGGCATTCGCCTGCGCTTGCTGGATAGCGCCATGTGCCCACGCTTTCATTGCGACAACCTGCCGGTGCGCCTGGTCACGACCTACCATGGCCCCGGCAGCGAATGGCTCCCCGAAGCCGCACTCAATCGCGCGGGGCTGGGCATTCCAAGTGCCGACAAGCCGGAGATCGTCGCCGATGCCGCAGGCATCCAGCATCTTCAGGTTGGTGACCTGGGTCTGCTCAAGGGCAGCGGCTGGGTGGGCAATGAGCCACGTGGCCTGGTACATCGCAGCCCAGCACTCGATAGTGGCCAGAAACGGCTATTGATGACCATCGATCCTGCGTGA
- a CDS encoding Na+/H+ antiporter NhaC family protein — translation MTNTTSPNATSTPHPFAPSLPERRGTGRTMALVFSLAAIVVGLTLYHDAGTEFGWISLVPSLIVLVVAIATHRTLEALAIGSLAGLILLQPSDYIGELADISMTVMMDETIAWLILVCGLMGGFIAMLEKSGCTLSFSHFMARLVKTRRQSLLSTAVLGVLIFIDDYLNALATSAAMKRLTDRFGVSREKLAYIVDSTAAPICVLVPLSTWAVYFAELLETNGATDGSGMALYIQSIPFMLYGWVAMGLVFLVAMGMMPDLGPMKAAEARARAGQPIPDGAPDAGMADADDQTRHTSPWIGVLNFVAPMAVLIGASAYFEIDLLKGVITATLFTIVLYLIQRLATFATLMDAIMDGFRTMMLPLAIVAVGFVLREVNDQLGMTQFMIDALAPYITPALLPAIIFVSMAVVVFATGSSWGVFVISIPIVVPMAIHMGAPMPLVVGALLSASSFGSHACFFSDSSVLSSQGSGVLPMQHALTQLPYTLIGALVTTLGFVGLGYWLV, via the coding sequence ATGACAAACACAACATCCCCGAATGCCACGTCCACGCCTCATCCTTTCGCGCCCTCTCTCCCGGAGCGGCGCGGTACGGGGCGCACCATGGCACTGGTCTTCTCCCTGGCCGCCATTGTTGTTGGCTTGACGCTGTATCACGATGCCGGCACTGAATTTGGCTGGATCAGCCTGGTGCCGTCGCTGATCGTGCTGGTGGTGGCAATTGCCACTCATCGCACCTTGGAAGCCTTGGCCATCGGCTCCCTGGCAGGTTTGATTCTGCTCCAGCCCAGCGACTACATCGGTGAACTGGCCGATATTTCCATGACGGTGATGATGGATGAGACCATCGCCTGGCTGATTCTGGTGTGTGGCCTCATGGGCGGATTCATCGCCATGCTGGAAAAGTCCGGCTGCACCTTGAGCTTCAGCCACTTCATGGCACGCCTGGTGAAAACGCGTCGTCAGTCGCTGCTCAGCACCGCGGTTCTCGGTGTATTGATCTTCATCGATGACTACCTCAACGCCCTGGCCACCTCGGCCGCCATGAAACGTCTCACCGACCGTTTCGGCGTATCCCGGGAAAAGCTGGCCTACATCGTCGACTCCACCGCCGCTCCAATCTGCGTGCTGGTGCCCCTTTCCACCTGGGCGGTGTATTTCGCCGAGCTGCTGGAAACCAACGGCGCAACGGATGGCTCCGGCATGGCGCTGTACATCCAGTCGATTCCGTTCATGCTTTATGGCTGGGTCGCCATGGGCCTGGTCTTCCTGGTTGCCATGGGCATGATGCCGGACCTGGGCCCGATGAAAGCCGCCGAAGCCCGTGCTCGCGCTGGCCAGCCGATTCCCGATGGAGCACCGGATGCCGGCATGGCTGATGCCGATGATCAGACCCGACACACCAGCCCCTGGATTGGCGTGCTCAACTTCGTCGCCCCCATGGCCGTACTGATCGGTGCCAGTGCCTACTTCGAGATCGATCTGCTCAAGGGTGTCATCACGGCAACACTGTTCACCATCGTGTTGTACCTGATTCAGCGCCTGGCCACCTTTGCCACGCTGATGGACGCCATCATGGACGGTTTCCGCACCATGATGCTGCCGCTGGCCATTGTCGCCGTGGGGTTCGTCCTGCGTGAGGTCAACGACCAGCTCGGCATGACCCAATTCATGATCGATGCCCTGGCTCCCTACATCACGCCTGCCCTGCTGCCGGCGATCATTTTCGTCAGCATGGCCGTCGTGGTCTTTGCTACCGGCTCTTCCTGGGGCGTGTTCGTGATCTCGATTCCGATCGTGGTGCCAATGGCCATCCACATGGGTGCTCCCATGCCTTTGGTCGTTGGCGCACTGCTGTCTGCCTCGAGCTTCGGTAGCCACGCCTGCTTCTTTTCCGATTCTTCAGTGCTGTCATCTCAGGGCAGTGGCGTGCTTCCCATGCAGCATGCCCTGACCCAGTTGCCCTACACCTTGATCGGTGCTTTGGTGACGACGCTGGGCTTTGTTGGCCTCGGTTACTGGCTGGTCTGA
- a CDS encoding SRPBCC family protein gives MKQVQHVSQFIACSPADVYAFASNPANLPQWAAGLARSEVKQDGDTWIVEAPFGRVRIRFADDNAFGVMDHDVALEDGTTFHNPMRVIPNDDGSEVTFTLFRQDDMSDEKFAEDRQAIEEDFRTLKVLLEG, from the coding sequence ATGAAACAAGTGCAGCATGTCAGCCAGTTCATCGCCTGCTCGCCAGCCGATGTGTATGCCTTTGCTTCCAACCCCGCCAATCTGCCCCAGTGGGCCGCTGGTCTGGCACGTTCCGAGGTCAAGCAAGATGGCGACACCTGGATCGTGGAGGCGCCCTTCGGCCGCGTCAGAATCCGCTTCGCCGATGACAACGCATTCGGCGTCATGGATCACGATGTTGCCTTGGAAGACGGCACCACGTTCCACAATCCCATGCGGGTCATTCCCAACGATGACGGCAGCGAAGTCACCTTCACCCTGTTCCGTCAGGATGACATGAGCGATGAGAAGTTCGCCGAAGACAGGCAGGCAATCGAAGAGGATTTCAGGACACTGAAGGTCTTGCTGGAAGGCTAG
- a CDS encoding gamma-glutamyl-gamma-aminobutyrate hydrolase family protein has product MQTRPLVGVIACRREVEGHPAHMVTDKYLSALREYGLEPVILPVWSDVDPQAAGALLDRLDGLVLTGSYTNVLPSRYGAERVPENTRDDVHRDEAAMTWVPLALERSLPLLGICRGFQELNVAFGGTLHQAVQKVPGMLDHREPEGTKEEQYAPVHDLEIQAGGRLAELYGESQARVNSLHQQGVDRLGEGLRIEAVAPDGLVEAFSVANAPSFTLAVQWHPEWLPKQHPLYDAIFKGFAEACGKA; this is encoded by the coding sequence ATGCAAACTCGTCCTCTGGTCGGCGTCATCGCTTGCCGTCGTGAGGTGGAAGGTCACCCCGCCCATATGGTCACCGACAAATATCTCAGCGCCCTGCGTGAGTACGGCCTGGAACCTGTCATTCTGCCAGTGTGGTCGGATGTGGACCCGCAGGCGGCTGGTGCCTTGCTTGACCGGCTGGATGGGCTGGTGCTGACCGGCAGCTATACCAATGTGCTGCCGAGCCGTTATGGCGCCGAGCGAGTACCGGAAAACACCCGTGATGATGTGCATCGCGATGAAGCAGCCATGACCTGGGTGCCGCTGGCGCTGGAACGTTCATTGCCCTTGCTGGGCATCTGCCGTGGCTTCCAGGAGCTGAACGTGGCCTTTGGCGGTACGCTGCACCAGGCCGTGCAGAAGGTGCCCGGTATGCTCGATCACCGCGAGCCAGAAGGCACCAAGGAAGAGCAGTATGCTCCCGTGCATGATCTCGAGATTCAGGCGGGCGGACGCCTGGCTGAGCTTTACGGAGAAAGCCAGGCGCGGGTCAATTCCCTGCATCAGCAAGGGGTAGATCGGTTAGGCGAAGGATTGCGTATCGAAGCGGTAGCGCCGGATGGGCTGGTCGAAGCGTTCTCCGTCGCTAATGCACCCAGTTTCACCCTGGCGGTGCAGTGGCACCCCGAGTGGCTGCCGAAACAGCACCCGCTGTACGACGCCATCTTCAAGGGCTTTGCCGAGGCGTGTGGTAAAGCCTGA
- a CDS encoding glutamine synthetase family protein gives MSSLPVDEARDFLARHPDIDSIDLLVSDLNGVLRGKRIPRENLEKAYVNGINLPGSVFALDITGNTIEETGLGLDCGDRDQVCRPIPGTLMQTPWLRNGRQAQLMMSMRDEQDGPFFADPRNVLARQVRRLADMGLTAMVALELEFYLVDRQRDERGLPLPPRSPATGERATESQLYSISELDEYADFLEEIQACAAIQQLPLDTALKECAPGQFEINLLHGDDVLKACDSATMLKRLIKGVALRHGFEATFMAKPYGAEAGNGMHVHMSLLDGEGNNVFAAADENPLGTATLRHAIGGLKALMADSMALFAPNMNSFRRFQPGLYVPMTPTWGYDNRSVALRIPSGLNAARRVEHRVAGADANPYLLLATLLASVEYGIRQQLAPGEPVTGNAYTQFDATLTNSWSQALNLLETSEPLGEALGKDFLKVFLANRRAERSQAMREVSRLEYDWYLRHV, from the coding sequence ATGTCCTCCTTACCCGTCGACGAGGCTCGTGACTTCCTGGCACGCCATCCTGATATCGACAGTATCGACCTGCTGGTCAGCGACCTCAATGGCGTTCTGCGCGGCAAACGTATCCCTCGTGAAAACCTTGAAAAGGCCTACGTCAACGGTATCAACCTGCCCGGGTCCGTGTTCGCCCTGGACATTACCGGCAACACCATAGAAGAAACCGGGCTTGGTCTGGATTGTGGCGACCGTGACCAGGTCTGCCGCCCGATTCCTGGCACGCTGATGCAGACGCCCTGGTTGCGCAATGGCCGCCAGGCCCAGCTGATGATGAGCATGCGCGATGAACAGGACGGCCCTTTCTTCGCCGACCCGCGCAATGTCCTGGCGCGTCAGGTACGGCGTCTTGCCGACATGGGGCTCACCGCCATGGTCGCCCTTGAACTCGAATTCTATCTGGTCGACCGCCAGCGTGATGAACGCGGCCTGCCCCTGCCGCCGCGCTCTCCGGCTACTGGCGAACGTGCCACCGAAAGCCAGCTTTATTCCATCTCCGAACTGGACGAATACGCCGATTTCCTGGAAGAGATCCAGGCCTGCGCTGCCATTCAGCAACTGCCGCTGGATACTGCGCTCAAGGAGTGCGCGCCAGGTCAGTTCGAGATCAACCTGCTGCATGGCGATGACGTGCTCAAGGCCTGTGACAGCGCGACCATGCTCAAGCGCTTGATCAAGGGCGTCGCCCTGCGCCATGGCTTCGAAGCCACCTTCATGGCCAAGCCTTATGGCGCTGAAGCCGGCAATGGCATGCACGTGCACATGAGCCTGCTGGATGGCGAGGGGAACAATGTGTTTGCCGCGGCCGACGAGAATCCGCTGGGCACGGCCACCCTGCGGCACGCCATCGGCGGCCTGAAAGCGCTGATGGCAGATTCCATGGCCCTGTTCGCGCCCAACATGAACTCCTTCCGCCGCTTCCAGCCCGGCCTTTATGTGCCCATGACACCGACCTGGGGCTATGACAACCGCTCGGTAGCACTGCGCATTCCGTCGGGTCTCAATGCGGCCCGCCGCGTAGAGCACCGTGTTGCAGGAGCCGATGCCAACCCTTACCTGTTGCTTGCCACGCTGCTGGCTTCAGTGGAATACGGCATTCGCCAGCAACTGGCCCCAGGTGAGCCGGTCACCGGCAACGCCTACACCCAGTTCGACGCCACCCTGACCAATAGCTGGTCCCAGGCCCTGAATCTGCTTGAAACCAGCGAGCCCTTGGGTGAAGCCCTTGGGAAGGATTTCCTCAAGGTCTTCCTGGCCAATCGACGAGCCGAGCGCAGCCAGGCCATGCGTGAAGTCAGCCGGTTGGAGTATGACTGGTATTTGCGCCACGTCTAA
- a CDS encoding transglycosylase domain-containing protein, producing the protein MALKIALRVPRVIARYRRKGLKRISGRCLALVSLALLVVLAGLWMAFERWVETAPDPLAAWEYSPVVRDRHGQPLSLFLSADGYWRQQTHLSEVDPTYLAMLLAYEDKRFYSHHGVDWLALVRATGQALWHRDIVSGGSTLTMQVVRLLQRQPTRTMDAKLAQIRAALALERKLDKDAILELYLNLAPMGGNLEGVATASRGYFGKGPGFLSAAEAALLVAIPQSPVARQPHRHPEQARAARERVLERSLSDGLLSAEVVVEANAEPIPEQLVPMPHLSWHLASVAWPGIRSAHWMLDFKGAWSWRCVAGLGNRWRMSVWRWSWSIITPVKYERVSAPPTLSMNSTWALSTWPWPSVLPVRHSSP; encoded by the coding sequence ATGGCCCTGAAGATAGCACTGAGGGTGCCGAGGGTGATCGCTAGGTACCGTCGCAAGGGCCTCAAGCGTATCAGCGGCCGATGTCTCGCGCTGGTGTCGCTTGCCTTGCTGGTCGTTCTGGCCGGGCTATGGATGGCCTTCGAGCGCTGGGTCGAGACGGCACCAGATCCGCTGGCAGCCTGGGAGTATTCTCCCGTGGTGCGGGATCGTCATGGCCAGCCGTTGAGCCTGTTTCTGTCAGCGGATGGCTATTGGCGTCAGCAGACCCACCTGAGCGAAGTCGATCCTACTTACCTGGCCATGTTGCTGGCCTATGAGGACAAACGTTTCTATTCCCATCATGGGGTAGACTGGCTGGCGCTGGTTCGGGCAACCGGGCAGGCCTTGTGGCATAGAGATATCGTTTCCGGGGGCTCGACATTGACCATGCAGGTCGTGAGACTGCTCCAGCGTCAACCAACGCGAACCATGGACGCCAAGCTCGCCCAGATCCGAGCCGCCCTGGCCCTGGAGCGCAAGCTGGACAAGGACGCCATTCTCGAGCTCTATCTCAACCTGGCGCCGATGGGCGGTAATCTCGAAGGCGTGGCCACCGCCAGCCGTGGCTATTTCGGCAAAGGGCCCGGATTCTTGTCGGCCGCCGAAGCCGCCTTGCTGGTCGCGATTCCCCAATCTCCCGTGGCGCGTCAGCCTCATCGGCATCCGGAGCAGGCTCGCGCCGCCCGGGAAAGAGTCCTGGAGCGCAGCCTGTCGGATGGTTTGCTGTCGGCAGAAGTGGTGGTGGAGGCCAATGCCGAACCGATACCAGAGCAACTGGTGCCCATGCCTCATCTATCCTGGCACCTGGCCTCAGTGGCCTGGCCAGGCATCCGGTCGGCACACTGGATGCTGGACTTCAAAGGCGCCTGGAGCTGGCGCTGCGTCGCTGGCTTGGGCAACAGGTGGCGGATGTCGGTGTGGCGATGGTCGTGGTCGATTATCACACCGGTGAAGTACGAGCGCGTATCGGCGCCCCCGACCCTTTCGATGAACAGCACGTGGGCTTTGTCGACATGGCCGTGGCCAAGCGTTCTCCCGGTTCGACACTCAAGCCCTTGA
- a CDS encoding penicillin-binding transpeptidase domain-containing protein, translated as MGAPDPFDEQHVGFVDMAVAKRSPGSTLKPLIYALGFDEGLIHPETLINDAPQDFDGWSPSNFDGRFRGPVSVRRALQESLNLPAVAVLDAISPARLLGSMRRSGAQPILPGGNTAGLAIGLGGLGVTLQDMAMVYAMIANDGQVVPLTVLPDSDAVPQRVISARASWYLADILRQTPRGGLGASDKVAFKTGTSYGYRDAWAIGFDGQHVIAVLVGRPDNGSMPGALGAYSAAPLLFAGFDIVGVVPPRRTPPKDALIASSGDLPKALRTFAAGTGGEMTPPIRILAPRDGAEVFGVADSSMPLFVHLQGGTPPFRWLINNRPMDADPLRREAAFDTMGGGFHRITVLDAAGHSANATVRLMP; from the coding sequence ATCGGCGCCCCCGACCCTTTCGATGAACAGCACGTGGGCTTTGTCGACATGGCCGTGGCCAAGCGTTCTCCCGGTTCGACACTCAAGCCCTTGATCTACGCCCTGGGCTTCGATGAGGGGCTGATACATCCCGAGACACTGATCAACGATGCCCCGCAGGACTTTGATGGCTGGTCCCCCTCCAACTTCGATGGTCGTTTTCGGGGACCGGTGAGCGTACGCCGCGCCTTGCAGGAGTCATTGAACCTGCCTGCCGTGGCGGTGCTGGATGCCATCAGTCCGGCTCGGTTGTTGGGCAGCATGCGACGTAGTGGTGCCCAGCCCATATTACCGGGCGGCAATACGGCGGGGCTGGCCATTGGCCTGGGTGGCCTGGGGGTAACGCTGCAGGACATGGCGATGGTGTATGCGATGATTGCCAACGACGGTCAGGTCGTGCCCTTGACGGTATTGCCTGATTCGGACGCTGTTCCGCAACGGGTGATCAGTGCCCGGGCTAGCTGGTACCTGGCGGATATCCTGCGCCAGACACCTCGCGGTGGCCTGGGAGCCAGTGACAAGGTGGCCTTCAAGACCGGAACTTCCTACGGCTATCGTGACGCCTGGGCCATCGGTTTTGATGGCCAGCATGTCATCGCCGTGCTGGTCGGGCGGCCCGACAACGGCAGCATGCCGGGGGCACTGGGAGCGTATAGTGCTGCGCCATTGCTGTTTGCCGGTTTTGATATCGTCGGTGTGGTTCCGCCACGGCGGACGCCGCCGAAGGATGCCCTGATTGCCTCCAGCGGGGATCTGCCGAAGGCATTGAGGACATTTGCTGCGGGCACAGGCGGTGAAATGACGCCGCCCATACGCATTCTCGCCCCCCGCGATGGCGCGGAAGTCTTTGGTGTCGCAGACAGCAGCATGCCTTTGTTCGTGCACCTTCAGGGCGGAACGCCACCTTTTCGCTGGCTGATCAACAACCGGCCAATGGACGCAGATCCGCTGCGTCGAGAAGCCGCCTTCGACACCATGGGTGGCGGCTTTCACCGCATTACGGTGCTAGATGCGGCAGGGCACTCGGCCAACGCCACCGTGCGCCTGATGCCTTGA